The nucleotide window GGCGCAGAGGACTGGCCCACGTACTACTGATCTATGGCATAATCTCTCAAAAGCTATTTCAGATCATGTCTGTTTTGCTTGTCCACATAAAGAGCGGGCAGGATAGCACTGAAACCTTGACAAATTCGAAACAGTTCATAGTTGCcattttctctctacctctgcgatatttcaaagaaaataaatcagtagGTCTTACTCCAACTTCACCAAACCTTGCTGGTTCCTCCTGGTATCTCATATCCTATCTTTGGATTCATCCCAACATCTTCTTTGATAATGACGTTAATAACCTATAATGACCAGAagtcatcttttcttcctttaagaaaGATGAGAAGACCACttccttcttttaattcttttaattattattattttaattaacatatcatgtgttatttgtttcacgGGTATAGGTCtgggattcatcagtcttacacaattcatagcgctcaccatagcacataccctccctagtgtccatcacccagcaaccccatccctcccacccctcccctccagcaaccctcagtttcctaagattaagagtctcttatggtttgtctccctctctggtttcatcttgtttcattttcccctcccttcccctatgatcctctgtcttgtttctcaaattcctggTACCAgtgagattgtatgataattgtctttctttgattgtcttctttcacttagagtaataccctctagttccatccacatcaatgcaaatggcaagatttcattttttttaaaatattttctttttttaagatttatttatttatttatttatttggttgagagagagagagagagagaacgagagaggaaacacaagcaggagaagtgggagaaggagaagcaggctccccactgagcagggagcccaatatggggtttcatctcaggactctgggatcatgacctgagccgaaggcagacacttaatgaccacccaggtgccccaagatttcatgttttttgatggccttcttttaattcataatcaagctgcccccctcccctacCCATAACTGCCACTCCCAGGAAACCCAGATGTATGTATGGGAGACAGAAATGAGCCTCTGCTCCACCCCCTTAAGCTGGAGGCAAACACTAAGTGTTTGCCTATGTCCATTGTTCTGGGGATAACCTTGGTAATTTGCATCTGATTCTAAAAGAAGTCTGTTTACTATAGCCACATTAAAAGCCACTATAAAGAACACACAGCCTCTCTTACTTCAACccaagctttattatttttttaatttatttatttgagagaaagggagagagagagacaatgagcagggggtggggcagagggagaagaagaaaaaatctcaagcagcctccccactgagcatagaccCTGAGGCAAGGATCTATCCTGCAACCCTgtgaacatgacctgagccaaaaccaagagtctgtggctcaatccactgagccacccaggcaccccctgggtgTCAAGCTTTAAAACTAAGTTTGCCAGGTGATTCTAAGGTGCaaccagggttgagaaccactggtctaaacCACCGGAAGTCGGCAAAGAGTGTTAGGGTGCCGTGGGACCTGGCTGAGGTTTTGGTCTCCCCACAGGGTAACcctgtctcttctctccccagatGGTGCTTCTGGCCAGGTGCGAGGGGCACTGCAGCCAGGCGTCACGCTCTGAGCCCTTGGTGTCATTCAGCACTGTCCTCAAGCAGCCTTTCCGCTCCTCCTGTCACTGCTGCCGGCCTCAGACCTCCAAGTTGAAGGCACTGCGCCTGCGCTGTTCGGGGGGCATGCGGCTCACGGCCACCTACCGGTACATCCTCTCCTGTCACTGTGAGGAGTGCAGCTCGTGAGGCCTCCCACTGAGTGGCTTCTGGATGAGACCACCTTCTCCCTCACCGAGCCAGTTCAACAGGCCAGGGAAGGACTGGCAAGAAAAGAgttaagggaaagaaagaaagaaaaaaaaaaaaaaagatacagcgATTCCCACGGGATTCTTCATATTCTAGTAATAAAGACTCTCAGTGCttgttgacagagagagagatgctctGGGAACTGGTCCTCCATCCCTGTCTCCTTTCCCTGGTACAATTTCTTTTGGTTCCTTTTCAGATTCAGGCATTTGCCCCCTTGGCGCTGAAAGTTGTTTGGGTTTCCACCAATTCCAGCCTTAGCAGGGAAAGTGgcgccccctgcccccctgcccccatgccCATGCCCGAGTGGGTCAGGCTGTCACAGTTTGGTGTATCTTAGGGAAGCATTCATTCTGGAAAGCAGGAGAGTCCAACTCTTTCTGTGATACCATCTGGGTTGGTTCGGTTTAGTTTTGATCCTGTCCTTTGGTCTAAGGTTGCCATCGCTGCTAAAGGTGACCGATGGCAAATTCCAGGCACCAAGCAGGTTGGAGACGTGTAGCCAGGCTCACTCACAGCCAGCTAACTGACATTAAAATAACTAACAAATGGATTCTCTTATGTGATGTTGGAACTCCTGATAGCGGTCATTATTATTCAGCAATGACTTTTAAGAAGTAAA belongs to Lutra lutra chromosome X, mLutLut1.2, whole genome shotgun sequence and includes:
- the NDP gene encoding norrin; this encodes MRNHVLAASFSMLSLLALMGDTDSKTDSSFMMDSDPLRCMRHHYVDSISHPLYKCSSKMVLLARCEGHCSQASRSEPLVSFSTVLKQPFRSSCHCCRPQTSKLKALRLRCSGGMRLTATYRYILSCHCEECSS